CTTTATTAGGCCCATCAGGTCATAATGGATCTACTTTTATTTTTATTTCTTTATTTTCATTAATTTTATTTAATAATTTCATAGGATTATTTCCATATATTTTTACAAGAACAAGACATTTAACTTTAACTTTATCTTTAGCTTTACCTTTATGATTATGTTTTATATTATATGGATGAATTAATCATACACAACATATATTTGCTCATTTAGTTCCTCAAGGAACACCCGCTATTCTTATACCTTTTATAGTATGTATTGAAACTATTAGAAATATTATTCGACCTGGAACATTAGCTGTTCGATTAACTGCTAATATAATTGCTGGACATTTATTATTAACTCTTTTAGGAAATACAGGACCTTCTATATCTTATATTTTAGTAACATTTTTATTAATAGCT
The DNA window shown above is from Drosophila melanogaster mitochondrion, complete genome and carries:
- the ATP6 gene encoding ATP synthase F0 subunit 6; protein product: MMTNLFSVFDPSAIFNFSLNWLSTFLGLLMIPSIYWLMPSRYNIMWNSILLTLHKEFKTLLGPSGHNGSTFIFISLFSLILFNNFMGLFPYIFTSTSHLTLTLSLALPLWLCFMLYGWINHTQHMFAHLVPQGTPAILMPFMVCIETISNIIRPGTLAVRLTANMIAGHLLLTLLGNTGPSMSYILVTFLLMAQIALLVLESAVAMIQSYVFAVLSTLYSSEVN